TTCGTCGTCAAAGATTGCATCGTGATACTCAATCAACCCTTGTAGTTTGCGATAGCCCAAAATATCCATCGTCTTCGTCCGGATCCGCTGAATACCCTTGTCGAGCATCTCCCGTGCCTTCGCCGGATCCTTCGATCGAGGACTGATGCTTCGCTTTCGATCCTTGGTCGACTCCAGCTTCTTCCAACGGCGCGACACGGCCGGTGCTGCCGTCGGCATGGTTTCCGGCGACCGAAGCTTGCCTGCGATAGGTCGAGGGGTCCTGTTGTCACGCGCTGGTTCATTGTTCGGGATCTCTTCCAACACATTGTGTCTCGGTGCGGAGCGGATCTCAGGAGAGATTGTGATACTCTTGTTGGGAAGCGACGTAGCGTTCTCGTTGTTTCTCGCACGAGGCGATGGTGACGGCATTTGAGGTGGTTCGTAATAATCCACATCTGTAACCGTAACCGGGTGGTGAATCACCGACGAAGGACTATCCGGGTCTTCAGCCTCATGAGGGGCCAAGTCGGGTTGTTCGACGTTCGTATTCGTCTCGGGCACCGGAGACTCGTGCTCTTGTGAAACGGGCTCCGGCTCAGGCGTAACAGCCGGGACATCATGCGTAACAATATCGGGAGATGCGCTGCTTGGGGCCGGTTGTTCCACGTCAATCTGAGCGGGTTCCTGTTCAGGTTCGTGAGGGCTTTCCGGCTCAGTCATGGCCGGTGCATCAGGCATAGCCCCGACATCTTCACCATAATCCTTATGCTCTTGCTCATCACGAGCCAACGTATCGGCAGAGATATAGTATTCATTAGGAACAACTTCCGCCTGGTTCTCTGTTTCCACAGGGGTCTCCGCAGGGGCAGGAGCAGGGTCTTCGTAGATTTGCACTGGAGCGGGTTGTTTTCGGACACTGTTCGGAATAACATCCGGAGATGGCAGTTGCTCATCGGCCAAATCTGCGGTGGGCTCCCGTGAAGGCTCCGGGGTGCTACGTTCTACAGATTGCATCCGCGGCGGGGGCAGTGTAGGTAGACTGGGAACGGGCTCCTCCAAAGCTGGAACAGGACGCTGGATCGTCGATCCGGGAGGGCTTTCCAATTGGATTGAAGCGGGCGACTCCCGCCCATGATGTGCCGCACTATCATGGGAGCCACTGCGCGAATGGCTCGCACTTTGATCATGCAGGCGGGACTTGGAGATGTCTAGCTTCTTGGGCTTGCTCATCGTGGGGCCCAGATGCACAGGGTCTCGCCGAGGAGTCTTTGATGACGGTGTAGCAGCCGATTTTGCCTTAAGGGACCGCGGTGAGCTTTCTACCTTAGGAGCGGAGTTTGCTTTAGTCGACCGCGAGTCTTCACCAGTTCGACGAGCGTACGGGTCTGCAGTCGCCGGTCGAGTTATTTCCGGTCTTCGAGGCCTTGAACCCGGGCGCATAGGCGCAGATGATAGGGAAGAGACGGAGGTTCCAGTAGGGACAGTCCGGACAGCAGAAGTAGAAGATTTGGATGGCAGGTCTGTCGTTCTCGCATCCGAGAAGGTCGACTGTGCCGACTCCGGCCTTGGAGGCAAGGTGTGTCCCGGTGTCAGACGTGCTCTCTTCTGCGCAGCAATAGCCTCCTTCAAAGCAGAGCGACTGGACATGGCAGACGACGTGCTGCTGGAGAGGCCTTTTCGAGATGCCGATGGAGTATTCGCCGAGGATCGATCCGCGTTTGGattctccttctccaacaGGGATCTCGACTTACTATCGAGAGTAGAGATGATCCTGTTCGGTGTCAGACTGAATAGCAGACAAGCTGTGAAAGAGAACTTActcttctcctttccttGGCCAAACACTATTGAAAACCCAGAATGTGACACGCGTCGTCTCCCGAACAGACGGATTGGCGTCCGACAGACACTTCCTGATACTCTTGTCAAGCATATCAAGGCCACCGCCGTGCTCCATGGAGCTCTTGTGGCGCGCCTGCCTCTGAATGATAGTCTTGATCCAGCCTGCTGCATACAGACGCAGCTGAGCATTTCTGTCCTGGGCAGCACTCGCA
This Aspergillus chevalieri M1 DNA, chromosome 3, nearly complete sequence DNA region includes the following protein-coding sequences:
- the STU1 gene encoding uncharacterized protein (BUSCO:EOG09260XSR;~COG:Z;~EggNog:ENOG410PJNX;~InterPro:IPR016024,IPR034085,IPR024395,IPR011989;~PFAM:PF12348); its protein translation is MESKAAELLAALKNVNLSIDAKAAHLTSVKSDIKQKNVPESAVTTIFEALRLALTSQHSSLLGGGFSTLGHFLKRLFIQDQHHLISGQGRMLYPILLERLGDRKERTRAQAAQAFTDMWPAANADVEHYVLEIALVGKNARAREMSMIWLANMTKTHGLLFRAYVPRLVGCLEDADSAVRDTAKMTVVELFQNAPARAKSDLTKQLNAHNVRKSIANSILTSIGLSSTDGEHSAPSRPASRAEALHQRPVSVMSSRSQYRVESPEPEPVRTQRPVSRLDRERSVGPPQRAAIDEYPDEPHGSQNDSEDIEPLVVASSRDVDDMVRDMLPWFEGRETEQNWVPRERNVITLRRLTRGNAPHSFPTQFFNGMKTLLDGIFKVVNSLRTTLCTTGCLMIQDLAKTCGPRIDSMVEIIMQNLIKLCSGMKKISAQSGNATVDVVIGNVTFTPRILQHIASAAQDRNAQLRLYAAGWIKTIIQRQARHKSSMEHGGGLDMLDKSIRKCLSDANPSVRETTRVTFWVFNSVWPRKGEEIISTLDSKSRSLLEKENPNADRSSANTPSASRKGLSSSTSSAMSSRSALKEAIAAQKRARLTPGHTLPPRPESAQSTFSDARTTDLPSKSSTSAVRTVPTGTSVSSLSSAPMRPGSRPRRPEITRPATADPYARRTGEDSRSTKANSAPKVESSPRSLKAKSAATPSSKTPRRDPVHLGPTMSKPKKLDISKSRLHDQSASHSRSGSHDSAAHHGRESPASIQLESPPGSTIQRPVPALEEPVPSLPTLPPPRMQSVERSTPEPSREPTADLADEQLPSPDVIPNSVRKQPAPVQIYEDPAPAPAETPVETENQAEVVPNEYYISADTLARDEQEHKDYGEDVGAMPDAPAMTEPESPHEPEQEPAQIDVEQPAPSSASPDIVTHDVPAVTPEPEPVSQEHESPVPETNTNVEQPDLAPHEAEDPDSPSSVIHHPVTVTDVDYYEPPQMPSPSPRARNNENATSLPNKSITISPEIRSAPRHNVLEEIPNNEPARDNRTPRPIAGKLRSPETMPTAAPAVSRRWKKLESTKDRKRSISPRSKDPAKAREMLDKGIQRIRTKTMDILGYRKLQGLIEYHDAIFDDEAKYDEMLVALLNELESAPEERRAGRSQDVKTQVLVTIRFLLRQNEEYFAAYYPKAMTALVSARKRYASSCHIVSGLEETAEEIIAGCPAAEVIEAVLEQIEHETQDEEGYRAVTMGTSVVSRLVKRVNGGPSKGRMESGLVERIGGFCGRHLTDRQPDVRRQVTDLSVALYRGMEDESRFWEVMGSPRENSRNLLIYYIHK